A region of the Clostridium botulinum BKT015925 genome:
TCATCACCTTTGTAAAATTCAAATGCGACAGGAACATTTGTAGATTTTAATGTATTTATAATAAGCTTATTTATTTCCACATTTAAAAACCCCTTTGTAATATTTTTTAAGATTTTAAAATATCTTGCATATACTAATTGCCTATATTAAATAATTCTAAAAATTTATTTATAATCCTATGGCGTTTTTAATTTCTTGTTTAATAATTTCTTTCGCTTCATCTTTTTTTGATTCATAGGCTGGTGCCATGAAAGGTTTAGATGTCATTTTACTAGTTCCAAATTCTAAAAATTTACCGTAGAAAATCTTACTATTATCCCCTCTTTGTATTCCAGCCAAAACAAATTTATGCCCACCTTTTTTACGAACACCACTTACTTTTAATCCTTCTTTAAGTTTTCCTGTTCGTACTGCTACATTGTTTTTAGCTTCATCTACAATTATTTGCCCAGCCTTTTTAAGTGCCTTGTTTTCCACTCTAGTTCCAGCCTTACCCATATCCTCTAATTTTCTAATTAGACTATCCATACCCTCTAATTCCATATCAGCCACTGGACTTCACCAGCCTTGCACGAATTTCATATTCTTTATTAGCTTCATCAATATTTGTAGGAGGTGCAACTATATTATACAATTCACCCTTATATTTTATTTGGTCTTTTGAAGTTAATCCCTCAAAATAGTTAATATAAAAAATCTTATCATCTTGTGCCTGGCCTTGACTAGCTTGATAAAATTCCTTACCTCTAAGACTTCTTACATTAGCATATACAGTTTTAACTACTGTTTCATCTTCTCCAGTTGCAAATCCATCTTCATCTGTAGCATTTTCTGTAGTTATTATAATCTCTATACGCTTATTCTTCGTTCGTGCTAGTTGCTGCATCACTTGTTTTTTGTTTTGCACTCCACATCACCGCACTTTCTAACTGTAGCCTTAGAATATCTTCCTTAAAATTTTCTAAGAAATATTCTCCAGCATTATTATATCTATATCTGCAATAGTCTAATAAAAGAGTTTTAGCCAGGATATTATTAGAATAATCTAATTCTATACCGGCTAATTTATTTAAATAATCTTGTCCTGTTTTTAAAAGTTTTTTAATATATCCTCGTTATCATCTTCTCTTAGATACTCTTTTAATTCTTCAATCATTATAGATCACCTATTTCGATTTAGTTGCTTTTGGTGGTTCAGTTTCTAATTTGCTAATATTAAAAATTAAGAAACTATCGTTGTCTTTAGGTTTTCCATTTCCATATTGTCTGGCTAAGTATACTCTTTCATCTTCAAGAAAATGATATTGGTCACTGTATTCTATTTTTTGACTAGAACCTATTCCCATGAAATAATCTTTAGCCATACCAACTATCATTTTACCTTTTGGAACTGCAACTGACTTAACTATTTCTCCTGGTATTGGCATAACTCCATACACATAAGTACCTTGTGATGTTAAAAATGTAGTTTGACCAAATATTTTTCCCCAATAATCTACTGGATTGACTACCATTATAATTCCTGTTACATTTCTAGTGCCATCTTTAGTTAAAGGAGCCATAATACTTTTGCCTAAACTTACAGGACTAAAATCTATTAGTTCAGTAGCATCTTTATCTGCATAAACTCCATCTGTAACTGGTTTACTTAAATCCTTTAACATACCTATAGGTTGCTCTTTTCCTGTTCCAGCCACAATTGCTAATTCTAAAGCTATAGCCATAGATTCTGTTAACATGGTTCTCACAAATTTATCCAACCAATTTGGTCCAAGTGCAAGCATAGATTTTGTAACAGGAATATAAGCACTTAATTTAAATAAATCTGTTTTTTCCTTTTTGAAGCCATTATCTAATTTCTTTTTAATTTCCTCTCCAAGTGCTCCCCACCATGCTACTTCAACATCTTTAGTTCTTGTAATCCATTCAGTTACACCAGTTACATTTATAAAATCAATTTTACTTAATAAAGGATGTTCTTTCTGCAAATCCTCAAATACTCTATCTATAACTGTTTTAGGCATTAACTCATTGATACCATTAAATCCACCTTTAGATATTACCTCATTATAGTATTTTGTTTCCTCACTTGTTAAAGGATTCAATCCTCTCTTATTCATAATTGCATTATCATTTAAATTTTCATTTATAGATGTTTTTGCTTCTTTCATGATATTATTTTCAATATCTGTAGCCATACATGCAATTGCTCCAGCTAAATCTTCTGTATTTCCACTCTCAATAGCATTTTTAATTTTCTCCTGTGTTTCAGCCTTAATTTTATTTTGTAAATCTAAATTATTCATTGCCATATTATTGTATTCCCCCTACGTTTTTTAATAAATTTTGTATTGCCATTTTATTTTTATTTTCAGCTACTTTAAGTTCTGTCGGTAACTGTGGTTCTTTAACATTATTCATATACTTATTTAAAATAGAATTTTTAATATCTTCTTGTTTGGGTTGTTTTGGCTCTGGTTGTTCATTTAAAATTTCGTCGCAAAGTCCTAGACTTTTACATTCTGTTGCAGTTAAATAAGTTTCGTCTTCTATTAATGCTTTCAACTCCCCTATTTCACCCACAAATCTTTCCTTATAGCTATTCAACACAGTTTCATCAAACTTTTCTAAAGTGTTGGCTACTTTTCTTAAAGTTTCAACATTACCATAAACCCCTACCGCTGCTCTGTGTATCATCATTGTTGTATTCTCAGGCATAAAAATTTTATCTGCTGCCATAGCAATGATGCTTGCTCCACTTGCTGCAATACCATCTATATATACATTTATTTTATTTTTAGCCTGTTTTAAAAAATTGTGAATTGAAATTGATGCATATATACTTCCACCAGTTGAATTTATGTGTAAGTTTATTTCTTTATCTCCAGCTTCATTTACTAATTTTCTTATATTTTCTGGATAAATAAATTCTCCTTCTTCTTCCTTTCCTGTCCACCAATTAACAGGCTTTTCATCAACAATTTGTCCATACAAATAAATATCTGCTGAACTTTCTGTTTCATTGGTTAATTCACATCTAACTTTTAAATCTTTATATTTATTTAATATTGCTAATGCTTCTTTATTCATTTAAGTACCTCCTTCACTAATTTTTTCATAATTTTTGGTCATAAACCTTTCATTTGCATAAGGTTTATTTATAGTTTCTTTTCCTAACGCTCTTAAACTATCATCTATTGTATAAGCTCCTATTCTAGTTAAAATATCTAAAGCATTTGCTATATCTTTTAATGTTGTAACTCTTATTCTACTTGTATCTAATTTTGTATAAGTACGATTTAAATAATCAGCTTTTCTATAGAATTTCATATTTATTTCATCACTTATTAATTTTGCAAGTGGATTTATACAAAACATAAGTAAATTATTAATAGCCTGTTCTGTATCAGCTATATCATTTTTAATCAAGCTAGGTGGTACATTAAAAGCTATCCCTACAAAATCAAATATATCATCTATATAGCTTCTTACATCTCTTACCTCTCCAACACTTTTCCCTTTGTTGTTAATACCTAATTCCTCATAGTTCAAACCATTTGTTAGTGGTAGTACAACATCCTTTTCACTTTGAAAAAATGTCTTTAATCTATTATTCATTATGTCAGTTAAATCATCTTGTGCATCCGGTGTTTGAGGATATGTTGAAGGTACATTTAATACCCCTCTCCTTGTCTTACTCTTTATATAACTTAATTGTCCAGCCTTAATGAGCTTTGCATATCCCATGTATAATCCATCTATAAGATTTTTAATGTTGCTATTATTTAAAGTTAAATGAAATACATCACTTTCTTTAAATGTATCTTTTAGATCATAATCATTAATTACAACATCTTTATAGATATTATCCTTTAAAGCATATTCATCATCACTAAAACTATCTGCAATATAAAAATTATCATTTATCTGTACTATCAATAATTTATTTTCTATAAATAGCTTATATACTGCTTTCTTCCAAAATTCGCTAGCACTTAAATTTTGATTGAGTCTTACATTAAATAGATAATAGTTATCTTTCCTTACTTCTTTACCATCTTCGAATGTTAAAAATTCTGACCTACTAATACAGTTTGCAATAAGATTTATACAACTTTCTATTGCTAATTGCTTATAAAATAATTCTCCTTCTAAATCTCCATATTGGCCATCCATAGGAACTGTTTTGTTTTTATTCAATAAATTTAGAAACCAACTACTTATCCCAAGTCCTCACCCCCTTTCTAGTAGGTCTGAACATTCAACCTCATAAAGCTTGTTTGTTCTTTCAATTCTTCATCTTTAGATAAAGCATGTATAAGGGCAAAGAAACCATCTGTTTTCCTTGTTTTAGGCTCAATCTTATAATAACTAATATTCCCCTTTTTATCTGGCTCTTGATAGGTATTATTTATATACCAACGCATTGTTGGATTATCTCCAAACACTATTTGTTCTTCAGCAAAAATACTCTCAATTAAAGGTGCTACTTTTGCATGAGTAATTGGTCCACTACGGACCTTGTGTAATGGAAGTCCAACTTCATCAAATTTAGCTTTTAATAACTGAATTCTATAATCATCAGCAAAAATATCTAAAATGTTATATTTCTTTTGTTGTTCTAGAAACCAATTTTCAATAATTTCCGGTGTAATGGAATCTCCATATACTATTGTTATAAGTCCCTTTTCGACCATTTCTTGTACTGGAAATTTAATAGGTCTACTAGTAACTTCTAAAGCTTTATGACATACAAAAGTATGCTCTATCCAATACCTTAATCCATTGTATTTAAATAGCAATCCACAACTAGCAAAATCCGTTACCATTGCATAGTCTATTGCCCCCAGGCATTGCATACCCTGTAAACTTTCATATGGAATAGGTCTATTAGTAGCTAAAATCTTTTCCCAAGGAACCGCTGCGGTAAATGCATCCTGTGCTGGTAGGTTCATTCTTTTAGTCATAAAATCAAGGGCCACGTGGTTTTGGTACTTCATCTTAACAAATTCTTTGTCCATTTCTTTTTTTAAATTAGGAAAATAGGGTAACGACGGACATGCTTTAACCCAATTATCCGTATTATCTACTTCCTCTTTAGAATCTATTTTATAAATTAAAGGTAATAACCCTAAATCTTTTATTTTCCCATCTAGTACATCATGTGCTATTTTTAACTGTTCATCCAGGACACCACCTCGCACATAACCATTAGTAGTAATATAAAAAACTCTACTATGTTTCCTTTTACCAAAACCGGAAGTAAAAACTTTTATAGTGTCGTAATTCTCATACTCATGTATCTCGTCGAATATAAGACAAGCACTACGTTTTCCGTCTTTAGTTTTTGCATTGCTGGTATTAAATTTTATATAAGATTTAGTTTTCTTATTAGTTATTTGCTGCTTTGTTTTAGTAAAGAACTTTTTAGACTTCTTC
Encoded here:
- a CDS encoding phage head closure protein yields the protein MQNKKQVMQQLARTKNKRIEIIITTENATDEDGFATGEDETVVKTVYANVRSLRGKEFYQASQGQAQDDKIFYINYFEGLTSKDQIKYKGELYNIVAPPTNIDEANKEYEIRARLVKSSG
- a CDS encoding phage portal protein, giving the protein MNKNKTVPMDGQYGDLEGELFYKQLAIESCINLIANCISRSEFLTFEDGKEVRKDNYYLFNVRLNQNLSASEFWKKAVYKLFIENKLLIVQINDNFYIADSFSDDEYALKDNIYKDVVINDYDLKDTFKESDVFHLTLNNSNIKNLIDGLYMGYAKLIKAGQLSYIKSKTRRGVLNVPSTYPQTPDAQDDLTDIMNNRLKTFFQSEKDVVLPLTNGLNYEELGINNKGKSVGEVRDVRSYIDDIFDFVGIAFNVPPSLIKNDIADTEQAINNLLMFCINPLAKLISDEINMKFYRKADYLNRTYTKLDTSRIRVTTLKDIANALDILTRIGAYTIDDSLRALGKETINKPYANERFMTKNYEKISEGGT
- a CDS encoding head maturation protease, ClpP-related gives rise to the protein MNKEALAILNKYKDLKVRCELTNETESSADIYLYGQIVDEKPVNWWTGKEEEGEFIYPENIRKLVNEAGDKEINLHINSTGGSIYASISIHNFLKQAKNKINVYIDGIAASGASIIAMAADKIFMPENTTMMIHRAAVGVYGNVETLRKVANTLEKFDETVLNSYKERFVGEIGELKALIEDETYLTATECKSLGLCDEILNEQPEPKQPKQEDIKNSILNKYMNNVKEPQLPTELKVAENKNKMAIQNLLKNVGGIQ
- a CDS encoding HK97-gp10 family putative phage morphogenesis protein, whose protein sequence is MADMELEGMDSLIRKLEDMGKAGTRVENKALKKAGQIIVDEAKNNVAVRTGKLKEGLKVSGVRKKGGHKFVLAGIQRGDNSKIFYGKFLEFGTSKMTSKPFMAPAYESKKDEAKEIIKQEIKNAIGL
- a CDS encoding terminase TerL endonuclease subunit codes for the protein MKCKFNKYIDSYMDKIRSGKILASKELKQAMDLVERKLSDPDVIIKHEMIDKAIELTERYFDMKLLDWELFLFALIHCYYKSTDMVVFDEFLIVMGRGNGKNGFISPVAWYLSTHYHGIKGYNVDIIANSEDQAMTSFNDIFEVLENTWKKSKKFFTKTKQQITNKKTKSYIKFNTSNAKTKDGKRSACLIFDEIHEYENYDTIKVFTSGFGKRKHSRVFYITTNGYVRGGVLDEQLKIAHDVLDGKIKDLGLLPLIYKIDSKEEVDNTDNWVKACPSLPYFPNLKKEMDKEFVKMKYQNHVALDFMTKRMNLPAQDAFTAAVPWEKILATNRPIPYESLQGMQCLGAIDYAMVTDFASCGLLFKYNGLRYWIEHTFVCHKALEVTSRPIKFPVQEMVEKGLITIVYGDSITPEIIENWFLEQQKKYNILDIFADDYRIQLLKAKFDEVGLPLHKVRSGPITHAKVAPLIESIFAEEQIVFGDNPTMRWYINNTYQEPDKKGNISYYKIEPKTRKTDGFFALIHALSKDEELKEQTSFMRLNVQTY
- a CDS encoding phage major capsid protein codes for the protein MAMNNLDLQNKIKAETQEKIKNAIESGNTEDLAGAIACMATDIENNIMKEAKTSINENLNDNAIMNKRGLNPLTSEETKYYNEVISKGGFNGINELMPKTVIDRVFEDLQKEHPLLSKIDFINVTGVTEWITRTKDVEVAWWGALGEEIKKKLDNGFKKEKTDLFKLSAYIPVTKSMLALGPNWLDKFVRTMLTESMAIALELAIVAGTGKEQPIGMLKDLSKPVTDGVYADKDATELIDFSPVSLGKSIMAPLTKDGTRNVTGIIMVVNPVDYWGKIFGQTTFLTSQGTYVYGVMPIPGEIVKSVAVPKGKMIVGMAKDYFMGIGSSQKIEYSDQYHFLEDERVYLARQYGNGKPKDNDSFLIFNISKLETEPPKATKSK